Proteins from one Flavobacterium sp. N2038 genomic window:
- a CDS encoding GyrI-like domain-containing protein translates to MYTQKFSIIGISVRTTNENGQSGKDIPALWDKFIAEKILQQIPNKTSNDIYCIYTDYEKDHTKPYTTILGCVVEHLDLIPDGMVAKIVEGENYERFAAKGNLAEGIVFNEWMKIWNSDLNRAFTADFEIYGEKAQNPENAEVNIYIALQ, encoded by the coding sequence ATGTATACTCAAAAATTCAGCATAATTGGAATTTCAGTTAGAACTACAAATGAAAATGGACAATCCGGAAAAGACATTCCCGCACTTTGGGACAAATTCATAGCAGAAAAAATTCTCCAGCAAATTCCGAATAAGACAAGTAATGATATCTACTGTATTTATACAGACTACGAAAAGGATCACACAAAACCCTACACAACCATCTTAGGTTGCGTTGTAGAGCATTTAGATCTTATTCCGGATGGAATGGTTGCAAAAATAGTTGAAGGAGAAAACTATGAAAGATTTGCAGCAAAAGGAAATCTTGCTGAAGGGATTGTTTTTAACGAATGGATGAAGATTTGGAATTCAGATTTAAACCGGGCCTTTACAGCAGATTTTGAAATTTATGGTGAAAAGGCTCAAAATCCCGAAAATGCAGAGGTAAATATTTACATTGCACTTCAATAA
- a CDS encoding c-type cytochrome — MKKVVFLAIVLAFASCKKESQEPFGKSTETNIESYSEGESAKAKTPEALGKEIFEGAGNCASCHKPDQKVIGPSIKEIAKMYQDKNADIVTFLKGNADPIVDPSQFSVMKTNLPITQAMSDDELKAIEAYIYSNLK, encoded by the coding sequence ATGAAAAAAGTAGTATTCTTAGCTATCGTTTTAGCATTTGCTTCCTGCAAAAAAGAAAGTCAGGAACCTTTTGGGAAATCAACTGAGACAAATATAGAATCTTATTCTGAAGGAGAATCGGCTAAAGCCAAAACTCCTGAAGCTTTAGGAAAAGAAATATTTGAAGGAGCAGGAAATTGTGCTTCTTGTCATAAGCCAGATCAAAAAGTTATTGGTCCAAGTATAAAAGAAATTGCTAAAATGTATCAAGACAAAAATGCAGACATAGTAACTTTCTTAAAAGGAAATGCAGACCCAATTGTTGATCCGAGCCAGTTTTCGGTTATGAAAACCAATCTGCCAATAACTCAGGCAATGTCTGATGATGAATTAAAAGCAATTGAAGCTTATATTTACAGTAATTTGAAATAA
- the hemB gene encoding porphobilinogen synthase, with product MFPLQRNRRLRTNESIRSLVRETSLSPQDFMLPMFVAEGKDVKAAIPSMPGIYRHSLDNTIKEVKEAWDLGIKAVNIYVKVSDNLKDNKGTEAWNKDGLMQQTIRAIKDAVPEMIVMPDVALDPYSIYGHDGIIENGQLINDATVDALTRMSLSHAEAGADFVAPSDMMDGRVLAIRKALEENGHHNVGIMSYSAKYASAFYGPFRDALDSAPVDSQNIPKDKKTYQMDYANRIEGIREALLDVEEGADIVMVKPGMAYLDIVREVKNAVHVPVAVYQVSGEYAMVKAAAERGWLDHDKIMIEQLYCIKRAGASIISTYFAKEAAVILNK from the coding sequence ATGTTCCCATTACAAAGAAACCGCCGTTTAAGAACCAACGAGTCTATTCGTTCATTAGTTCGTGAAACCAGCTTAAGTCCACAGGATTTTATGCTTCCTATGTTTGTTGCAGAAGGAAAAGACGTAAAAGCAGCTATTCCGTCAATGCCGGGAATTTATCGTCATTCTTTAGACAACACGATTAAAGAAGTAAAAGAAGCGTGGGATTTAGGAATTAAAGCAGTTAATATCTATGTAAAGGTAAGCGACAATCTAAAAGACAATAAAGGAACTGAAGCCTGGAATAAAGATGGTTTGATGCAACAAACCATTCGTGCAATTAAAGATGCTGTTCCGGAAATGATTGTAATGCCCGATGTTGCGCTTGATCCATATTCTATTTATGGACATGACGGAATTATAGAAAATGGCCAATTGATTAACGATGCAACCGTTGATGCTTTAACTCGTATGAGTTTAAGCCACGCTGAAGCCGGAGCCGATTTTGTCGCTCCAAGTGATATGATGGACGGAAGGGTTTTGGCGATTAGAAAAGCATTAGAAGAAAATGGTCACCATAACGTGGGGATTATGAGTTACAGCGCCAAATATGCTTCGGCATTTTATGGACCATTTCGTGATGCTTTAGATTCTGCTCCGGTAGATTCACAAAATATCCCAAAAGATAAGAAGACTTATCAGATGGATTATGCCAACAGAATTGAAGGAATTCGTGAAGCATTATTAGATGTTGAAGAGGGTGCCGACATCGTAATGGTAAAACCAGGAATGGCCTATTTAGACATTGTTCGTGAGGTAAAAAATGCCGTTCATGTACCGGTTGCAGTTTATCAGGTATCTGGTGAGTACGCTATGGTAAAGGCCGCAGCAGAAAGAGGATGGCTTGATCACGACAAAATCATGATAGAGCAACTTTATTGCATTAAGCGTGCGGGAGCGAGTATTATCTCAACTTATTTTGCAAAAGAAGCTGCTGTAATTTTAAATAAATAG
- a CDS encoding fructose bisphosphate aldolase, with protein sequence MNTAQLDRMHSGKGFIAALDQSGGSTPKALAQYGVKEDRYKNDEEMYTLVHEMRTRIIKSPAFDSKYILGAILFENTMDRKIDEQWTADYLWKEKNIVPFLKVDKGLADLANGVQLMKPISNLDELLDRAVERNIFGTKMRSVIKEANQEGIREVVKQQFEIGKQIFNKGLIPIIEPEIDIYSVDKEKSEEILKEEIKQQLNLLDKEVKVMLKLSIPTVNDFYSELISDPHVVRVVALSGGYGQDEANNKLAQNHGLIASFSRALSEGLAADQTEEEFDTKIGKTIKKIYEASIT encoded by the coding sequence ATCAACACAGCACAATTAGACCGTATGCATTCCGGAAAAGGCTTTATCGCCGCACTGGATCAAAGTGGCGGAAGTACTCCAAAAGCACTGGCGCAATATGGTGTAAAGGAAGACCGTTACAAAAATGACGAAGAAATGTACACACTGGTACATGAGATGAGAACAAGGATCATTAAAAGTCCGGCATTTGACAGTAAATATATTCTGGGTGCTATTTTGTTTGAAAACACAATGGATCGTAAAATTGACGAACAATGGACAGCTGATTATCTGTGGAAAGAAAAAAACATTGTTCCGTTTTTAAAAGTTGACAAAGGTCTTGCTGATCTTGCAAATGGCGTACAGTTGATGAAGCCTATTTCAAATCTTGACGAATTATTAGATCGGGCAGTAGAACGAAATATCTTTGGAACTAAAATGCGTTCTGTTATCAAAGAAGCGAATCAGGAAGGAATTCGAGAAGTTGTTAAACAACAGTTTGAAATAGGCAAACAAATTTTCAATAAAGGATTAATTCCAATTATAGAACCAGAAATTGATATTTACAGTGTCGATAAAGAAAAATCAGAAGAAATTCTAAAAGAAGAAATCAAGCAACAACTTAATTTATTGGATAAAGAGGTAAAAGTAATGCTTAAATTATCCATTCCAACGGTGAATGATTTTTATAGCGAATTAATCTCTGATCCACATGTAGTACGTGTCGTAGCACTGTCTGGTGGATATGGTCAGGATGAAGCCAATAATAAACTGGCGCAAAACCACGGATTGATAGCAAGTTTCTCAAGAGCATTGTCTGAAGGACTTGCTGCTGATCAAACTGAAGAAGAATTTGACACTAAAATAGGCAAAACAATCAAAAAGATTTATGAAGCTTCTATCACATAA
- a CDS encoding DUF4421 domain-containing protein has product MDLKLIYILFFAGVFGCFAQNDTLQNPYFKSYSDKITASVYYLDTSNSFQIASDGQDPKIFVNLIPNRREQIGFNLNYKIIDVTVGFAPKFLGGNKGDSNSKHFNFNTRFYYKKWIQSFTFINQKGFYISDDNITAQLPHMRTTKIGGSTAYVFNDKFSFKTLVSQNEWQTKSSGSFIPTFSFYYTNIDLNTPDSSPGDIYVFTIAPSYFYNFVISDRVLVGAGIALGAGINDVNGDTSALYQADFNLKLAYNKDRFFGFATLNTVSFAQDDKVDPRLNDNIATLKLSVGYRFDPPKKVKEVYDKVNKKIGL; this is encoded by the coding sequence ATGGATCTAAAACTGATTTACATATTGTTTTTTGCAGGTGTTTTTGGGTGTTTTGCCCAAAATGACACTTTGCAGAATCCGTATTTTAAATCTTATAGCGATAAAATTACTGCCAGCGTTTATTATCTGGACACTTCAAATAGTTTTCAGATTGCTTCAGATGGTCAGGACCCGAAAATATTTGTAAATCTTATCCCGAACAGAAGAGAACAGATTGGTTTTAATTTAAACTATAAAATCATTGATGTTACTGTTGGTTTTGCACCCAAATTTCTTGGAGGAAATAAAGGTGACTCTAATTCGAAACACTTTAATTTCAATACCCGTTTTTATTATAAAAAATGGATCCAATCGTTCACTTTTATCAATCAAAAGGGGTTTTATATCAGTGATGATAATATAACGGCTCAGCTGCCACATATGCGTACTACAAAAATTGGCGGATCAACAGCATATGTTTTCAATGATAAATTCTCTTTTAAAACACTGGTAAGTCAAAATGAGTGGCAAACTAAGAGTTCAGGTAGTTTTATCCCGACTTTCTCATTTTACTACACCAATATAGACTTAAATACTCCCGATTCATCACCCGGCGATATTTACGTATTTACCATAGCACCTTCCTATTTTTATAACTTTGTCATTAGCGACAGGGTTTTAGTTGGTGCAGGAATTGCATTAGGCGCAGGAATTAATGATGTCAATGGCGATACATCTGCTCTGTATCAGGCAGATTTTAATTTAAAACTGGCTTATAACAAAGATCGTTTTTTTGGTTTTGCAACTCTTAATACCGTAAGCTTTGCACAAGATGATAAAGTTGATCCTCGATTAAATGATAATATTGCTACTTTAAAACTTTCGGTAGGATATCGATTTGATCCTCCAAAAAAGGTAAAAGAGGTCTATGACAAGGTAAACAAGAAAATTGGGCTTTAG
- the hemF gene encoding oxygen-dependent coproporphyrinogen oxidase: protein MKDKFFSYIQQLQDQICAGLEAVDGTAKFREDLWKRPEGGGGRTRVIENGAVFEKGGVNISAVHGKLPETMQKMFNVGEADFFACGLSLVLHPKNPMVPTVHANWRYFEMYDEKGNVIEQWFGGGQDLTPYYLFEEDGTHFHQTCKTACDKHNPEFYPKYKKQCDSYFWNAHRNEARGLGGLFFDYCKANEQMSMENWYDFVTEVGNSFLEAYVPIVERRKDLSYSPEQRNWQEIRRGRYVEFNLVHDKGTLFGLKTNGRIESILMSLPPHVQWVYDHHPETGSEEEKLINILENPREWI, encoded by the coding sequence ATGAAAGATAAATTTTTCTCATACATACAACAATTACAAGATCAAATCTGCGCTGGATTAGAAGCTGTTGATGGAACAGCAAAATTTCGCGAAGACTTATGGAAACGTCCTGAAGGCGGTGGAGGAAGAACACGTGTTATTGAAAACGGAGCAGTTTTCGAAAAAGGCGGAGTTAACATTTCAGCCGTTCATGGAAAACTTCCGGAAACGATGCAGAAAATGTTTAATGTTGGTGAAGCCGATTTCTTTGCCTGCGGATTAAGTTTGGTTTTACATCCTAAAAACCCAATGGTTCCTACTGTGCACGCCAATTGGCGATATTTTGAAATGTATGACGAAAAAGGAAATGTTATCGAACAATGGTTTGGTGGCGGACAGGATTTAACGCCTTATTACTTGTTTGAAGAAGATGGAACGCACTTTCATCAAACGTGTAAAACAGCTTGCGATAAACACAATCCAGAATTCTATCCAAAATATAAAAAGCAATGTGATTCATACTTCTGGAATGCACACCGAAACGAAGCCCGAGGACTTGGTGGTTTATTCTTTGATTATTGTAAAGCAAATGAACAAATGTCAATGGAAAACTGGTACGATTTTGTAACCGAAGTTGGAAATAGTTTCCTGGAAGCATATGTCCCAATTGTGGAAAGAAGAAAAGACCTTTCTTATTCTCCGGAACAAAGAAACTGGCAGGAAATTCGTCGTGGCCGCTATGTTGAGTTTAATCTGGTTCATGATAAAGGAACTTTATTTGGATTAAAAACCAATGGAAGAATCGAAAGTATTCTAATGAGTCTTCCACCGCATGTGCAATGGGTTTACGATCATCATCCGGAAACTGGAAGCGAAGAAGAAAAATTGATAAATATATTAGAAAATCCGCGCGAATGGATCTAA
- a CDS encoding GNAT family N-acetyltransferase — MSFTDWKTDRIETILPEEFYTLIEKNTKHIEKTFPVTLSHCLDLEKTKSFIAYNQDKENHKEGYYFYARDIKSNTLIGYLCVKSIDNRISKCELGYFVDEDYQGKGITSRLVSETLDFCFNTLKMNKVFICTSKINKASQQIALKHNFKQEGILRDEFKGGDGTFEDVVYFGLLKSEYNQHER; from the coding sequence ATGAGTTTTACAGATTGGAAAACAGACCGAATCGAAACTATTCTTCCTGAAGAGTTTTACACACTTATTGAAAAGAATACAAAACATATCGAGAAAACCTTCCCTGTTACCTTATCTCATTGCTTAGATTTAGAAAAAACAAAAAGCTTCATTGCTTATAACCAAGATAAAGAAAACCACAAAGAAGGATATTATTTCTATGCAAGAGATATAAAATCCAATACTTTAATTGGCTATTTATGTGTAAAAAGCATTGATAACAGAATTTCAAAATGTGAGTTGGGTTATTTTGTTGATGAAGATTATCAAGGAAAAGGGATTACTTCAAGGTTGGTTTCAGAAACATTAGATTTTTGTTTCAATACTTTAAAAATGAATAAGGTTTTTATCTGTACTTCAAAAATCAACAAAGCGAGTCAACAGATTGCATTAAAACACAATTTTAAACAAGAAGGAATATTACGAGACGAATTTAAAGGTGGCGACGGAACATTTGAAGATGTCGTTTATTTTGGATTACTCAAATCAGAATATAATCAACATGAAAGATAA
- the hemE gene encoding uroporphyrinogen decarboxylase has product MLKNDLFLRALKGETVQRPPVWMMRQAGRYLPEFRELRDKYDFFTRCETPELAAEITVQPIRRIAPDAAILFSDILVVPRAMGIHVELKDNLGPIIPNPIRTMEQVNQVFVPDVNETLGYVFDAVKLTKEMLNDEVPLIGFAGSPWTIFCYAVEGKGSKSFDTAKGFCFSNPVAAHTLLQKITDTTILYLKEKVKSGVNAVQIFDSWGGMLSPVDYQEFSWKYINQIVDALAEVTPVIVFGKGCWFALGEMGKSKASALGVDWTCSARNARYLSGGNITLQGNFDPSRLLSPIPTIKKMVHEMIDEFGKDKYIVNLGHGILPNIPVDHAKAFIDAVKEYGQ; this is encoded by the coding sequence ATGTTAAAAAACGACTTATTTTTAAGAGCATTAAAAGGAGAAACAGTTCAGCGTCCGCCAGTATGGATGATGCGTCAGGCGGGAAGATATTTACCTGAATTTAGAGAACTGCGTGATAAATATGATTTTTTTACACGTTGCGAAACTCCGGAATTAGCCGCTGAAATTACCGTTCAGCCAATTCGCAGAATTGCTCCTGATGCTGCTATTTTGTTCTCAGATATTTTAGTAGTGCCTCGCGCAATGGGAATTCACGTAGAGTTGAAAGATAATTTAGGGCCAATCATTCCAAATCCGATTCGTACAATGGAACAAGTGAATCAAGTTTTTGTTCCAGATGTAAATGAAACATTAGGTTACGTTTTCGATGCTGTGAAATTGACCAAAGAAATGTTGAACGACGAAGTTCCGTTAATTGGTTTCGCAGGTTCTCCCTGGACAATTTTCTGTTATGCAGTTGAAGGAAAAGGTTCTAAAAGTTTTGATACTGCAAAAGGATTCTGTTTTTCAAACCCAGTTGCAGCACATACATTATTACAAAAAATTACAGATACAACCATTTTATACTTAAAAGAAAAAGTAAAATCGGGAGTAAATGCCGTTCAAATTTTTGATTCTTGGGGAGGAATGCTTTCTCCTGTTGATTATCAGGAATTCTCATGGAAATACATCAACCAAATCGTTGATGCTTTGGCTGAGGTTACCCCGGTTATTGTTTTTGGAAAAGGATGTTGGTTTGCTCTTGGCGAAATGGGTAAAAGTAAAGCTTCGGCTCTTGGAGTAGATTGGACTTGTTCGGCAAGAAATGCTCGTTATTTATCTGGAGGAAACATCACTTTACAAGGAAATTTTGATCCGTCAAGATTACTTTCTCCAATTCCGACTATCAAGAAAATGGTTCACGAAATGATCGACGAGTTTGGAAAAGACAAATATATTGTAAATTTAGGTCACGGAATTTTACCAAATATCCCTGTAGACCACGCAAAAGCGTTTATTGACGCTGTTAAGGAATACGGACAATAA
- a CDS encoding uroporphyrinogen-III synthase: MANPIQILSTKILSPLHKQELMKYGIELIEADFIKTEIKSFELKDLNESLIFTSQNAVHSILSDPKSEELLPKLREKNVYCVGLKTKTLLSDNGFNVVAYTGYASDLAEIITLIYANESYTFFSGNLRRDTLPDALKEAGIKFNEIQVYETALQPQKIKANPEALLFFSPSGVNSYLKDNTIQKQICFCIGDTTAEALSKITKNIIIADQPTIEDVIEDVIQEYK; encoded by the coding sequence ATGGCAAATCCGATTCAGATATTATCTACTAAAATATTATCTCCTCTTCATAAACAAGAGTTAATGAAATACGGCATTGAACTAATCGAAGCCGATTTTATCAAAACCGAAATAAAATCTTTTGAATTAAAAGACCTCAACGAAAGTCTGATATTTACAAGTCAAAATGCAGTTCATAGTATTTTATCTGATCCCAAATCGGAAGAACTGCTACCGAAGCTTCGGGAGAAAAACGTTTATTGTGTGGGACTTAAAACCAAAACGCTATTAAGCGATAATGGGTTTAATGTTGTAGCATATACAGGTTACGCTTCAGATTTGGCTGAAATCATTACTTTAATTTACGCAAATGAGAGTTATACTTTTTTCAGTGGAAACTTAAGAAGAGATACTTTACCAGACGCTTTGAAAGAAGCAGGAATAAAATTCAATGAAATTCAAGTTTACGAAACTGCTTTACAGCCTCAAAAAATAAAAGCAAATCCGGAAGCTTTATTGTTTTTTAGTCCATCTGGAGTTAATAGCTACTTAAAAGACAACACGATACAAAAACAAATCTGCTTTTGTATTGGCGACACAACAGCAGAAGCTTTATCAAAAATCACAAAAAACATTATCATCGCAGATCAACCCACAATTGAAGACGTGATCGAAGATGTAATTCAGGAATACAAATAG
- the hemC gene encoding hydroxymethylbilane synthase: protein MAEKTIRIGTRDSELALWQAHTVEKKLNDLGYKTSIVAVKSQGDIILDKPLYELGITGIFTKTLDIAMINGDIDIAVHSMKDVPTALPKGIVQAAVLERANVLDILVHKGNTDFANKPSTIATGSLRRQAQWFNKYPNHTVVDLRGNVNTRMQKLQDNNWDGAVFAAAGLERINLKPENYINLDWMIPAPAQGAMLVVAMENDNYTLDALSQLNDIETEICTHIERQFLRTLEGGCTAPIGALVTYNEDEDTLHFQGVLLSIDGKQKLEVNKTVDISEWKKLGFNSAQEILNNGGTELMHKIKESLKK, encoded by the coding sequence ATGGCTGAAAAAACAATCAGAATTGGAACTCGTGACAGCGAATTAGCACTTTGGCAAGCACACACTGTAGAAAAGAAACTAAACGATTTAGGTTATAAAACCTCAATTGTGGCTGTAAAATCTCAGGGCGATATTATTCTGGATAAACCACTTTATGAATTGGGGATTACCGGAATTTTTACCAAAACCTTAGACATTGCCATGATCAATGGCGATATTGATATTGCGGTGCACTCGATGAAAGACGTTCCAACAGCTTTACCTAAAGGTATTGTTCAGGCTGCTGTTTTAGAAAGAGCCAATGTTTTAGACATTTTAGTGCACAAAGGCAACACTGATTTTGCCAATAAACCAAGCACCATTGCAACCGGAAGTCTGCGTCGTCAGGCACAATGGTTCAATAAATACCCAAATCATACTGTGGTTGATTTACGCGGAAACGTGAATACGCGCATGCAGAAGTTACAAGATAACAATTGGGACGGCGCTGTTTTTGCTGCTGCTGGTTTAGAGCGTATCAACTTAAAACCTGAAAATTACATCAATTTAGATTGGATGATTCCAGCACCGGCACAAGGAGCGATGTTGGTTGTTGCAATGGAAAACGACAATTATACTTTGGATGCACTTTCTCAGTTAAATGATATCGAAACTGAAATCTGCACCCATATCGAACGTCAGTTTTTAAGAACGCTTGAAGGCGGGTGTACTGCTCCAATTGGAGCTTTGGTCACTTATAATGAAGACGAAGACACTTTGCATTTTCAGGGTGTTTTACTTTCTATTGACGGAAAACAAAAACTGGAAGTCAACAAAACGGTTGATATTTCTGAATGGAAAAAATTAGGTTTCAACTCGGCTCAGGAAATTTTGAATAACGGAGGAACGGAATTGATGCACAAAATAAAAGAATCACTGAAAAAATAA
- the hemA gene encoding glutamyl-tRNA reductase: protein MENNNVPKHLYFYSVGLSYKKADAEVRGQFSLDATAKTRLLEQAKNDGIESLIVTSTCNRTEIYGFAEHPFQLIKLICDNSNGSVDAFQRVGFVYKNQEAINHMFRVGTGLDSQILGDFEIISQIKTSFTHSKSLGLANAFLERLVNAVIQASKRIKTETEISSGATSVSFASVQYILKNVEDISNKNILLFGTGKIGRNTCENLVKHTKNEHITLINRTKDKAEKLAGKLNLIVKDYSELHLELQKADVVVVATGAQNPTVDKAILNLKKPLLILDLSIPKNVHENVEELEGVTLIHMDYLSQLTDETLENRKLHIPAAEAIIEEIKEEFVIWMKGRKFAPTINALKEKLNAIKVSELDFQSKKIADFNEEQAEIISNRIIQKITTHFANHLKDDNTMVDESIEWIEKVFKIKAS from the coding sequence ATGGAAAACAATAATGTACCGAAACACCTTTATTTTTACTCAGTTGGTCTGAGTTATAAAAAAGCTGATGCTGAGGTCAGAGGTCAATTTAGTTTGGACGCAACTGCAAAAACACGTTTGCTGGAACAAGCTAAAAACGATGGAATAGAAAGTTTAATTGTAACTTCAACCTGCAACAGAACCGAGATTTATGGTTTTGCAGAACATCCATTTCAATTAATAAAACTTATTTGCGATAACAGTAACGGATCTGTTGACGCTTTTCAAAGAGTTGGTTTCGTTTACAAAAATCAGGAAGCTATCAATCATATGTTTCGTGTTGGAACAGGATTAGACAGTCAGATCTTAGGTGATTTCGAAATTATATCTCAAATCAAAACCAGTTTTACACATTCAAAATCTTTAGGTCTAGCCAATGCTTTTCTGGAAAGATTGGTGAATGCGGTAATTCAGGCAAGTAAAAGAATTAAGACTGAAACAGAAATCAGTTCTGGTGCTACTTCGGTTTCTTTTGCATCGGTTCAATACATTCTTAAAAATGTAGAAGACATCAGTAATAAAAACATTTTACTTTTCGGAACTGGAAAAATCGGAAGAAATACATGTGAGAATTTAGTAAAACATACTAAAAACGAACACATTACTTTAATCAACCGAACTAAAGATAAAGCAGAAAAATTAGCAGGAAAATTAAATTTGATTGTTAAAGACTATTCTGAATTACATTTAGAACTTCAAAAAGCCGATGTTGTGGTTGTAGCAACCGGCGCACAAAACCCAACAGTTGACAAAGCGATCTTAAATCTTAAAAAGCCTTTACTGATCCTGGATTTGTCTATTCCGAAAAATGTTCATGAAAATGTCGAGGAATTAGAAGGTGTAACTTTAATTCACATGGATTATTTGTCTCAGTTGACAGATGAAACATTGGAAAACAGAAAATTACATATTCCCGCAGCTGAAGCGATCATTGAAGAAATCAAAGAAGAATTTGTTATCTGGATGAAAGGCCGAAAATTTGCTCCGACAATTAATGCCTTAAAAGAAAAATTAAACGCGATCAAAGTTTCGGAATTGGATTTTCAAAGCAAAAAAATCGCCGATTTTAATGAAGAGCAGGCTGAAATCATCAGTAACCGAATCATTCAAAAAATCACTACACATTTTGCAAATCATTTAAAAGACGACAACACCATGGTCGATGAAAGCATCGAGTGGATCGAAAAAGTCTTCAAAATAAAAGCATCTTAA
- a CDS encoding helix-turn-helix domain-containing protein, translating into MSSQEIIKIEDDFTLIRFQNDSLEPFFGQHEVGSGLIQFHFGIKGNAKFLFNQGTYALDLKEEKSLLLYNPQKELPLNLELAPNSWVISVIVSIKKFHALFSAEADYITFLSPDNKDKKYYNEGNISPSMAIVLSQLFHYNLHPSIKNLYYKGKGYELLSLYFNRTEDPNAEQCPFLIDEDNVLKIRKAKEIIIANMAEPPGLQELADEIGLNLKKLKMGFKQIYGDTVYGFLFDYKMDFARKLLDSGSYNVNEVGLKIGYSTGSHFIAAFKKKFATTPKKYLMSINTNV; encoded by the coding sequence ATGAGTTCTCAGGAAATTATAAAAATTGAAGACGACTTTACGCTTATTCGTTTTCAAAACGACAGTTTAGAACCGTTTTTTGGGCAGCACGAGGTTGGTAGTGGCTTGATACAGTTTCACTTCGGGATAAAAGGCAATGCGAAATTCCTGTTTAATCAAGGTACTTATGCTTTAGATCTGAAGGAGGAAAAATCGTTGCTTTTGTACAATCCGCAGAAAGAATTACCATTAAATTTAGAATTGGCTCCAAATTCCTGGGTGATTTCTGTAATTGTATCGATCAAGAAATTTCACGCGTTGTTTTCTGCAGAAGCCGATTATATTACGTTTTTAAGTCCTGATAATAAGGATAAAAAGTATTATAACGAAGGAAACATCAGTCCGTCAATGGCAATTGTTTTGAGTCAGTTGTTTCATTATAATCTTCATCCGTCTATAAAAAACCTGTATTATAAAGGAAAAGGATACGAATTGCTGAGTTTGTACTTTAACAGAACAGAAGATCCAAACGCAGAACAATGTCCGTTTTTGATTGATGAAGATAACGTTTTGAAAATAAGAAAAGCAAAAGAAATTATCATCGCCAATATGGCTGAACCTCCCGGATTGCAAGAATTGGCAGATGAAATTGGTTTGAATTTGAAAAAACTCAAAATGGGTTTCAAACAAATTTATGGAGATACGGTTTACGGTTTCCTTTTTGATTATAAAATGGATTTCGCCCGAAAACTGTTAGACAGCGGTTCGTATAATGTAAACGAAGTGGGACTTAAAATAGGCTACAGTACGGGAAGTCACTTTATAGCGGCATTCAAGAAAAAGTTTGCTACAACTCCAAAGAAGTATTTGATGTCGATTAATACGAATGTTTAG